ACTCATCGCGGTAATTTCCCCCTGTTTAGGAAACAATAATCCGCAAAGCAGGCGAAGCAACGACGATTTTCCGGCTCCGTTTTTTCCTAATAAGCCGTAAATGTGCCCCGGCTTCAACTCCAGGTTAAGGTCGGTAAATAAAGGCTTTCTTTTGTGATAGCCAAAGTTTAAATGGTTAATGGTAATCATAGATAATTGATATAGTGTTATAGTTTACTAATACACTACAATTGTAAAGATAGTGTTTGATAAATGCAAAAAATCTTGTAAAAAAGTTTAAGGGCTGGGTATAAAAAAGGCTTAAGCAAGCTCCTCGCCTGCTTAAGCCTTTATCCTAAAACCTTGATCTAATTATTTCTCAAGCAAGTTTTTAGCTGTTTCTTCAACAAGCGGTGATTTATCTTTTAACATTTCATGATATATCACTTTATTGTTCTTTGTTTTATACAGTTGATTCAATACGCCAAGCGCTGTTGCCCTAACATATGATTTTTCATCATTCTTGGCTGCATTTAGAACCAACGGATAAAACGTCTCCAAAGAAGTTACAGGTAAAGAAGCTAACGCTTGTAATGCAAAAATGCGGACACCCCATGCCTTATCTGTTAATGCCTTTTTAAAAACCTCCTGAGTTTCCGGACTAGTACTATTGTACTCAAGGTAGGAAAGGGCATCAATCTTATCCATAAACAGTGAGGCTTTATTAAATTGATTTACCCAATCCTGGTTATTTTTAGTCTCCCGTTTCATCCCTAAGAGCATTTTCTCGGCATCAAAATTTACTACATCAGGCTTTTTATCAAATTTAAAAGTAAACTTTTGTGAAGCCTGATTGATTATAATCCGCTTGCGTTCTACCTTATCTTCGAAATAAAAATCGACATCTATAGGCAATTTATACAGTGGAGACTTTTCAAAGTTTTGCAATTGGGCCACGTTTATTTCAACCTGCTTTTCTGCATCATTATAACCCGAAGCAACACTAACTTCCGGGTGTCCCGATGCTAAAAACCACTGATTAAAAAACCAATTCAAATCTTCTCCAGTAGTTTTCTCGAAAGCAATACGTAAATCATGCACTTCGGCAGTGGAATATTTATGTTCAGTAAGGTAATTCTTTAGGGCTGTAAAGAAAGCCTCGTCTCCAACATATTTGCGAAGCATATGTAAAATACGACCACCTTTCTGATAGGATACCAGATCGAACATTTTCTCACGATCATCAATATTAAAACGAATCAGGTTTTTGGATGCGTCGTCTTTAGAACTCAGGTAAGCCATCATATCCATCTGACTTTTGATATCGGCTTCAGCTCTTCCATATTTATGTTCAAACCATAAATACTCACCATAGGTGGCAAAGGATTCGTTTAATGGCAAATTTGGCCAAGACTCACAAGTCACCAAGTCCCCAAACCAATGATGAAACAACTCGTGACAAATGATATCTTCATGAGGTTCATCCAAATGCTCCCTGTCGGTCATCTGAAGCTTATCAAAATGAACCGTAGCAGTAGTGTTTTCCATCGCCCCGGAAACAAAGTCACGAACAACTATTTGTGAATACTTGTCCCATGGATAATCAACTCCCATTTTTGTTGAATAGAACTCGAGCATTTCAGGAGTGTTGCCAAATATCAGTCTTGCATATTTCTCATATTCAGGTTCAACGTAATAGTTTACTTCAACGTTTCTCCATTTATCTTTTACCACAGCAAAATCCCCTACTGCAATCATGGTTAGATAAGTACTATGCATTTTGTCTTGTTTCCAGCTATCAGTTCGGGTACCATCAGAATTCTGCTTAGAGCCAGTCATTATTCCATTAGAAAGAGTAACGTACTTCTTATCAACAGTCAAAGCAATTTCTTGCGTATGTTTCTCCTGGGGACCGTCAATTGTTGGAAACCAACAAGAGTTAGCTTCTGTTTCTCCCTGAGACCAGATTTGTTTCGGCTTTTTAGGATCTTTTCCGTCATTATTAATAAAGTACAAACCTTTATCCTCCGTAATGGCCTTACTTCCTTTTATAATGCGCTTATTGGGCATGGCGACATAATCAAGAAATACCGTGTATTCTTCATTACGCTTATAGGTTCGATCTAGTTTAATTCGAATTGATTCCCCATCGTAATCATATTTCAATGGTTGCTTAGAAGCTCCGGTAAGCAAAGCAACCTCATTTAACTTAAAGCCCTTGGCACTTAATTTCAATGAGTCGGTTGGATAGAAATATGGTTTTAATTTCAACTCCGCCTTACCATAAACAAAAGCACTATCCCATTTAAATTTGAGATCGAGTTTGGTATTAATTAAATCGTTTATTGTAGTATAAGTGGCAAAATAATTTCTATTGCGATGTAAGGAATCTGTTTTTTCAAGTGTATTGTTTGAGTTAGCACTTATTACCATTTCAGGCAATTGCACATGTTTTGTTCCTGAGCAAGCCATCAACGCTACAGATGCAGACAATGCCGAAACTAGTACTTTTCTATTTATCATTCTAAATTCTATGTGTTTCTCTTAAGTAAACCGAAAACAAAAAACTCCCGGCTGTATATTCAAAAGCAAGTATAAGTTGTTTTGACGGTAAAACAGCCGGGAGTCGTAAAATATTACGGATAGATCAGGCCGCTGTTTTTTGCGGCTCAGCCAATAATTCGTTTATGTATTGAGTAAACTCCTTAACAAAGTCAACATAATGCTTGCCGGTACCGGGGCCGCTGAACCCAGTGTGTATCTTTCGCACTTCTCCATTTTTATCAATAATAATGGTGGTAGGAAACCCAAGAATACGATCAAGCATTGGCAAGGCCTCATTCCTTTGTTCAGCCTCGTTGGTTTTATTAGTTACCAGTAAATCGTACTGCACATCAAAACGATCTTTAAACTTAGAAATTGATTTTTTAGAACGTTCAAAATCAGTGGTACGCTCAAAGGCCAATCCAACTATTTCAACTCCTTTCCCTTTATACTGTTTATAAAAATCGGCCAGGAACTTAGTTTCATCCATACAGTTAGGGCACCATGATCCCAGAAGCTGCACAATAACTACTTTGTTATTAAACTTTGGGTCTTTTAAAGAAATGACTTGTTTATTAAGGTTTGGATATGCAAAATCCAATCGTTTTTGGCCCTCCTTTAACTTGGCTAAAGAATAGGCATCAGGCAAGGTGGCCTTTTCATCCCTTGAAGCGCTCCATTCCTCAACATGATTTAATCCGGCATAAAATTTACCTTCACTAATTTTATCTCCATTAATCGATCCTGTAAATAAATAAGCATGAGAACCATCAAAGCATGATAAATAAAAATCATTATCGGCAACAATACCTTCAAGGTACCTATAATCACCTGTAGTAGTTAAAAAGGTGCCAGTTAATTTATTATCCTGTTGAACAAACTCTCCAATGGCAATTGTGCTGTCTTTACCGTCGGCAAACGTAGCAGCCCATTTCCCTGAAACATTGCTCGTAGCTTTCACTTTTGATTTCTCAAAACGCCAATAAGTATCCGGTTCTGCAATGAATGGCATTGAAACATCCTTATTGGCCAAATGCTTAATCCAAAACCCCTTAATCGCATCACCTTCAAATCGGCCCACAAATTCAGATTCAAAAAACGGCATTTTAATAAACACCGAATCATCCTTTATTATAATGTCATCCACAAGCAAGCGTTCGTCACCATTAATAATTTCAATATTAGGTTCGTTCTTCTTGTCATGAATCAAATTAAAATTGAAAGGAATTTCTTTTCCCGATTCTGTTTTTAATGTTGCACGCCATACACCATTTTGCATCATCGTAGCTCCGTTATCAGCACATCCGGTAAACAATAAGCTGGTAAGGATCAATCCAATTAAATACTTCATCTTAAATACAAGTCTTTATGATTGTGGTTCAATTTACTTATCGGTGACTCAATTAATTATAAAAGTAACCCTTTTAGCAATATTTCAATTTGGAAAAAACAAAAAAGCGACAACTACAAGTTGCCGCCCCTCCAATTTATTGATTGACTTTGCTGTTACCAGCAGATTCTTATTTCAACACTTCACGACTAATTACAATACGCTGAATTTCAGAAGTACCTTCGTAAATCTGGGTAATTTTTGCGTCACGCATTAATCGTTCCACGTGGTATTCTTTTACATAACCATAGCCTCCATGTACCTGAACAGCTTCCACAGTGGTTTTCATAGCCGTTTCTGAAGCAAATAATTTGGCCATAGCACTAGCCTGAGCATATGGCAGGTGTTGATCCTTTAACCATGCTGCCTTAAAGCAAAGCATACGGGCTGCCTCAATCTGAGTTGCCATATCTGCCAACTTGAACTGAATGGCCTGATGATCAGCAATTGGTTTACCGAATGCTTTACGTTCTTTAGCGTATTGAGTAGCTAGTTCAAAAGCTCCGGATGCAATTCCCAATGCCTGAGAAGCAATACCAATACGACCTCCTTCAAGGGTTTTCATAGCAAACTTAAATCCAAACCCATCTTCTCCAATTCGGTTTTCCTTTGGAACTATAACGTCTGTAAACATCAACGAGTGGGTATCAGAGCCCCTGATGCCTAATTTATTTTCTTTAGGCCCTACTGTAAAGCCAGGCATTCCTTTTTCAATAATAAACGCATTAATGCCTTTATGTCCTTTAGCTACATCAGTTTGAGCGATAACCAAATAAACAGAAGCGCTATTACCATTGGTAATCCAGTTTTTGGTTCCGTTTAACAGGTAATGATCGCCCATATCAATAGCAGTAGTGCGCTGCGAGGTAGCATCAGACCCAGCTTCAGGTTCAGATAAACAAAAGGCTCCAATCATCTCGCCTTTGGCTAAAGGCACCAGGTATTTTTGTTTTTGTTCTTCGGAACCGTATTGTTCAAGACCGTAGCAAACCAAAGAGTTATTTACAGAAACAACCACAGATGCAGACGCATCAACTTTAGAAAGCTCTTCCATAACCAACACATAAGATATAGCATCCAAACCACTACCTCCGTATTTAGGATCAACCATCATTCCGAGGAAACCAAGTTCACCCAATTTCTTTATTTGTTCGGCAGGAAACTTTTGGTGTTCGTCACGCTCAATCACGCCCGGTTTTAACTCATTTTGAGCAAAATCCCTTGCGGCCTTTTGTATCATCAGGTGTTCTTCTGTAAGCTGAAAATGCATAATTCTGTTCAGTTAAGATAAAATTTATTAAGGTTAATGAGCTCCAAATCTATCACAAAAACAATGTTTTAAAAACAAATTCCTGAAAAAATATACTATTTAAAAAAACAGTCTATTTTCTTTATCAACTTTAAAAAAAATGGCTTTTAAACTTAACAAGTGTAAGAATTAACAGGATCCTTAGGACGTCACCTATTTGAGGAAATGGGTCCGTTCTTTTCTTAATAGAAATAATTAAGTTTAAAAAATAAATGACGACCTATGCTTGTTGCTTTATTTTACGTTCAATTGCAGAAGTAGAGTAACCATCAATGTAGTCAATTGTTTTAACCTCTCCCCCCTTGCCTAATACCACATCGGCACCAACAATTTGATCGATAGTATAATCACTGCCTTTCACCAAAACATCAGGCTCCAAAAACTTAATCAATTCATACGGGGTAGACTCATCAAACAATACCACTGCATCTACAAAGCCCATCGATGCTAAAATCATCGCTCTCGAATGCTCATCCTGAATGGGACGGGTTGGTCCTTTTAACCCTTTTGTAGATGCGTCAGAATTTAAACCTATCACCAAATGTTGCCCTAAATCAGCTGCTTTAGAAAGATAATCAACATGACCTAGATGCAATAAATCGAAGCAACCATTTGTAAAGACCACCTTTTCCCCTAAAAACTGCCATATAGCAATTTTACGCTTAAGATCTTCTTTCAACATTACTTTTGATGCGATATATTGATTATTGGTCATTATATAGAGTTATTTAGTTTTAAAGACAGCCCCTGAATTAGAATCGTTCCAATGCTGAACAAAATAAATAGTTACAACACTGACCGAGCTTTTATATTTGATTTTTGGGTAAACAATAGCGAGAAAAAGCCTAGTGATCCGAAGATAATTATCATCAACGTTTGCGTTCCATGCGAAATAGTTGCATAAGCCAAGCCATCTATTTCTGCAATTCCATATAAAATCAATCCTTTAGAAACAATCCAATGAAAGGCCCCCAAACCACCCTGAACCGGAGCAGCCATACCTAAGCTACCAACAGTTAACACAAACAAAGCCGTTAAAAGAGTCAAGCTTGATGTTGGTGACAATGCAAAAAACATTGTATAAGTAGAAAACAAATAGAGCACCCACAATAAGAATGTATACAAAAGAAACCCTGATGAGCTTTTTAACTTTCCAATGCTGGCAAGTCCATGAGAGATTCCCTCTAAAAGCCCCATTATTTTTTTACCTATTGCAGACTGATAGACCTGATGTTTATATTTTTTAAAAATTATTATTGATAACACCAACAATCCAATTGATACTCCAACTGCAACAATCAACATTGAAGTGTTGCCCGTTAGCTTCTCAATAATGCCTTTAAGCAAGTTATCATAAACGAAGCTACTTATCCGATCAAACTGTAATAAGACTGTCAGCACCAAAATAGCTATCAATGAAAGCAAATCGACCACCCGTTCAACTATAACTGTCCCAATCAATTTATCCATTGGAACTTTATCTGTTTTGGTCAAAGTACCACACCGCACCACTTCTCCTAAACGCGGAAAAGCCAAATTTGCGGCATAGCCTACCAACACGGCAATAAAGGTATTACTACTTTTAGGTTTATGCCCCAATGGTTCAATAAGCATATTCCAGCGTACGGCCCTTACATAGTGTGCCACCATAGTAACAATGGCAGAAATAGCAACCCAGTAAAAATTGGCTGACTTTAACTTCAACATGATCAGGGAGATATCCTGCCCTTTAAACGCCAGATATAACATGGCAACACCCAACCCAATAAAGAATGAGTATTGCAAAACAGACTTAATGCTTTGATTCAATTGTTATTATTTAATTAAGCGATTTTGCTGATCTGGGAAAACAACTACGGGTTTATGCTTCTTGGCTTCTTCAAAATCCATAGTGGCATAAGAAATAACGATAACAATATCGCCAACCTGAACTTTACGAGCAGCAGGGCCATTTAAACAAACTGTACCAGTACCTCGCTCGCCTTTGATAATGTAAGTCTCAAAACGTTCACCGTTATTGATGTTTACAATTTGTACCTTTTCATTTTCAATCATGTTAGCAGCATCTAGCAAATCTTCATCAATAGTGATGCTTCCAACATAATGCAATTCGGCCTGGGTTACTTTAACCCGGTGTATTTTAGACTTTAATACTTGGATCAACATAAGGGAGGCAAAATTAGTAAATGTATTTGGATGAAGAAAACCAATGAACGAATGTTCGCAATTTCTAAATTAACCCTAATACCAACATTGTTAATATGATGAGTTAACTTTAATTAACATTAATAGTATACATTAACCTTATCGATCATCAAAAAATACAATTTATTTTTTGGATAATCCTATTACAACACACTCCAGCTAAAAAGCGGCTCCATTTCTGAAGCCGCTTTTCAATTAAGTTTTCAGGCATTATTTATCGCATTATTACAACGAAACCTGAATAACTCGTCCATTTATTTGAATCACCTTTTACTTTAAGCACATAATAATAGGTTGCAGAAGGAAGGTCTGAACCATTCCACGTGCTATTATAATTTCTGCCCTTGTAAACTTCATTACCCCAACGATTATAAATATAAATCTCATTCTCTACCCCCGCTAGCCCATCAATTATAAATGTTTCATTAACACCATCTCTATTTGGAGTGAATACATTAGGAATGAAAAATCCTAATATTAAACGACTATCGGTTGAAGTATTATTGGACATATTTGGATCAAACTGGTTACCTCTAACGGTTGCAGTATTTACGATCCATCCACCTTTTGTTGACTTAACCTTTAAGGTAAGTGTTTGACGAGAATTTACACTTAAACTGCCAAGATTCCAGGTTATTGTTCGATTAGCCGGATTAAAGGAGTAGGTTCCTACACTTGCAGAAGCATCTACAAACTCCAACTCAGAAGGCAAAACATCCGTTGCAACCACACCGGTAGCATTATTTACTCCATTATTTCCTACAGTAATCTGATATTCAAACACTTCGTCGCGTTTCAAATCGGTTCCCAAGGAAACTTTTGTAATTGCAAGATCTGTAGTAAGACGATTCACAGTAATTGTTACTGTTGCTACATTACTATTTGCGTTACCATCGTTTGCATTATAGGTAAAGGTATCAACACCGTAGAAGCCAATATTAGGAACATATGTAAATGAGCCATCAGCATTCAAAGTTAAAGAGCCATTTGTAGTAGTTGTGACCAAATGCGCTGTCAATGGATCTTTCTCAGGATCAGAATCATTCTTTAATATCCCAGAGGCTGGCTCGACAATAGAAACATTTTCTGTTGTAGTATAACTGTCATTAACCGCAATAGGCGGATTATTTACTGTAAAGCTCACATTGGCGGTGGCAGTTGCTCCACAAGGATCAGTAACTCTATAAGTGAATACCTCTACACCAGAAAATCCTGCAGCAGGAGTATAGGTAAACGATCCGTTAGCTTGTAAACTTAGCAAACCTCTATTAGTATTAGGCAAAACAATGTAAGTTAACGCATCACCATCTGGATCTGAGTCATTTGTAGCCACTGTATTATTAATTGCAGTTCCAGCTAATGTACTAAAGGCCTCTCCAACTGCTACAGGAGCACGGTTACTACTGTTAATAGTAATACTGCGAACCACTGAACCACAAGCATTCGTTACTGTTACCTGATAAACACCCACACTCAGTCCATTCAAATTAGGCGCTGCAATCGATGCGCCGTCTTTGGCCCATGAAACAGAAGGATTATTTCCATCTGTTATGGTCAATATTGCTGCACCATTGTTGTTTGTTGGGCAGACAGCATCGCGGGTTTTGACAAAGGTAACCGCTGGTACCGTTGGCACGGCATTGATCACCACCGAGGTGGCACTGGATATACAGCCCGCCGCATCACGCGCCGTTACCGGATAGGTGCCCGGCGTCAGGCCCGCAAAGGTGGTCGAGCTCTGGTAGGTCGCCCCGTCGATTGAATACTCCATTCCTGCCACGCCCGTCACCCGGATCGTACCGGTGGCAAGCGTACAGCTAGGCTGCGCCGAGGCACTGGCCACTGGCGCTGCCGGTGCGTTTGGCACGGCATTGATCACCACCGAGGTGGCACTGGATATACAGCCCGCCGCATTGCGCGCCGTCACCGGATAGGTGCCCGGCGTTAGGCCCGCAAAGGTGGTTGAGCTCTGGTAGGTCGCCCCGTCGATTGAATACTCCATTCCTGCCACGCCCGTCACCCGGATCGTACCGGTGGCTAGCGTACAGCTAGGCTGCGCCGAGGCACTGGCCACTGGCGCTGCCGGTGCGTTTGGCACGGCATTGATCACCACCGAGGTGGCACTGGATATACAGCCCGCCGCATCACGCGCCGTCACCGGATAGGTACCCGGCGTTAGGCCCGCAAAGGTGGTCGAGCTCTGGTAGGTCGCCCCGTTGATTGAATACTCCAACCCTGCCACGCCCGTCACCCGGATCGTACCGGTGGCAACCGTACAGCTAGGCTGCGCCGAGGCGCTGGCCACTGGCGCTGCCGGTGCGTTTGGCACGGCATTGATCACCACCGAGGTGGCACTGGATATACAGCCCGCCGCATTGCGCGCTGTTACCGGATAGGTGCCCGGCGTTAGGCCCGCAAAGGTGGTTGAGCTCTGGTAGGTCGCCCCGTTGATTGAATACTCCAACCCTGCCACGCCCGTCACCCGGATCGTACCGGTGGCGACCGTACAGCTAGGCTGCACCGAGGCACTGGCCACTGGCGCTGCCGGTGCAGAATCAACCCTTACCGTGCTGCTCGCTGGCAATGACACACAGCTTGTGGCCGTATTGGTGATGACTACACTATAGGTGCCGGCCACTGTGGTCGTGAAGCTGGCGACGTTACCCGGAGCAGGTACTCCTGCCGGTACGGTCCATGCATAATTATAGGCGCCCGCTGCACCTGGAGTGGCGGTAATCGTTGCTGGGCTACCTGCACAGACGGCCGGCGAGTTCACCGTTACCGTTGGCAAGGCCGGTGCGGTATTGATCACCACCGAGGTGGCACTGGATATACAGCCCGCCGCATCACGCGCCGTTACCGAATAGGTACCCGGCGTTAGGCCCGCAAAGGTGGTCGAGCTCTGGTAGGTCGCCCCGTTGATTGAATACTCCATCCCTGCCACGCCCGTCACCCGGATCGTACCGGTGGCAAGCGTACAGCTAGGCTGCGCCGAGGCACTGGCCACTGGCGCTGCCGGTGCGTTTGGCACGGCATTGATCACCACCGAGGTGGCACTGGATATACAGCCCGCCGCATCACGCACCGTTACCGGATAGGTGCCCGGCGTTAGGCCCGCAAAGGTGGTCGAGCTCTGGTAGGTCGCCCCGTTGATTGAATACTCCATTCCTGCCACGCCCGTCACCCGGATCGTACCGGTGGCAAGCGTACAGCTAGGCTGCGCCGAGGCACTGGCCACTGGCGCTGCCGGTGCGTTTGGCACGGCATTGATCACCACCGAGGTGGCAGAGGAGATACAGCCCGCCGCATCACGCGCCGTCACCGGATAGGTACCCGGCGTTAGGCCCGCAAAGGTGGTTGAGCTCTGGTAGGTCGCCCCGTCGATTGAATACTCCATTCCTGCCACGCCCGTCACCCGGATCGTACCGGTGGCAACCGTACAGCTAGGCTGCACCGAGGCACTGGCCACTGGCGTTGCCGGTGCGTTTGGCACGGCATTGATCACCACCGAGGTGGCGCTGGAGATACAGCCCGCCGCATTGCGCGCCGTCACCGGATAGGTGCCCGGCGTTAGGCCCGCAAAGGTGGTTGAGCTCTGGTAGGTCGCCCCGTCGATTGAATACTCCATTCCTGCCACGCCCGTCACCCGGATCGTACCGGTGGCGACCGTACAGCTAGGCTGCACACTGGCACTGGCCACTGGCGCTGCCGGTGCAGAATCAACCCTTACCGTGCTGCTCGCTGGCAATGACACACAGCTTGTAGCCGTATTGGTGATGACTACACTATAGGAGCCGGCCACTGTGGTCGTGAAGCTGGCGACGTTACCCGGAGCAGGCACTCCTGCCGGTACAGTCCATGCATAATTATAGGCGCCCGCTGCACCTGGAGTGGCGGTAATCGTTGCTGGGCTGCCTGCACAGACGGCCGGCGAGTTCACCGTTACCGTTGGCAAGGCCGGTGCGGCATTGATCACCACCGAGATGGCAGAGGAGATACAGCCCGCCGCATCACGCGCCGTCACCGGATAGGTACCCGGCGTTAGGCCCGCAAAGGTGGTCGAGCTCTGGTAGGTCGCCCCGTCGATTGAATACTCCATTCCTGCCACGCCCGTCACCCGGATCGTACCGGTGGCGACCGTACAGCTAGGCTGCGCCGAGGCACTGGCCACTGGCGCTGCCGGTGCGTTTGGCACGGCATTGATCACCACCGAGGTGGCGCTGGAGATACAGCCCGCCGCATCACGCGCCGTTACCGGATAGGTACCCGGCGTTAGGCCCGCAAAGGTGGTTGAGCTCTGGTAGGTCGCCCCGTTGATTGAATACTCCATTCCTGCCACGCCCGTCACCCGGATCGTACCGGTGGCGACCGTACAGCTAGGCTGCGCCGAGGCACTGGCCACTGGCGCTGCCGGTGCGTTTGGCACGGCATTGATCACCACCGAGGTGGCGCTGGAGATACAGCCCGCCGCATCACGCGCCGTCACCGGATAGGTACCCGGCGTTAGGCCCGCAAAGGTGGTTGAGCTCTGGTAGGTCGCCCCGTTGATTGAATACTCCATTCCTGCCACGCCCGTCACCCGGATCGTACCGGTGGCAACCGTACAGCTAGGCTGCGCCGAGGCACTGGCCACTGGCGCTGCCGGTGCGTTTGGCACGGCATTGATCACCACCGAGGTGGCAGAGGAGATACAGCCCGCCGCATTGCGCGCTGTTACCGGATAGGTGCCCGGCGTTAGGCCCGCAAAGGTGGTTGAGCTCTGGTAGGTCGCCCCGTTGATTGAATACTCCATCCCTGCCACGCCCGTCACCCGGATCGTACCGGTGGCGACCGTACAGCTAGGCTGCACACTGGCACTGGCCACTGGCGCTGCCGGTGCAGAATCAACCCTTACCGTGCTGCTCGCTGGCAATGACACACAGCTTGTGGCCGTATTGGTGATGACTACACTATAGGTGCCGGCCACTGTGGTCGTGAAGCTGGCGACGTTACCCGGAGCAGGCACTCCTGCCGGTACAGTCCATGCATAATTATAGACGCCCGCTGCACCTGGAGTGGCGGTAATCGTTGCTGGGCTGCCTGCACAGACGGCCGGCGAGTTCACCGT
Above is a window of Solitalea lacus DNA encoding:
- a CDS encoding M1 family metallopeptidase; translated protein: MINRKVLVSALSASVALMACSGTKHVQLPEMVISANSNNTLEKTDSLHRNRNYFATYTTINDLINTKLDLKFKWDSAFVYGKAELKLKPYFYPTDSLKLSAKGFKLNEVALLTGASKQPLKYDYDGESIRIKLDRTYKRNEEYTVFLDYVAMPNKRIIKGSKAITEDKGLYFINNDGKDPKKPKQIWSQGETEANSCWFPTIDGPQEKHTQEIALTVDKKYVTLSNGIMTGSKQNSDGTRTDSWKQDKMHSTYLTMIAVGDFAVVKDKWRNVEVNYYVEPEYEKYARLIFGNTPEMLEFYSTKMGVDYPWDKYSQIVVRDFVSGAMENTTATVHFDKLQMTDREHLDEPHEDIICHELFHHWFGDLVTCESWPNLPLNESFATYGEYLWFEHKYGRAEADIKSQMDMMAYLSSKDDASKNLIRFNIDDREKMFDLVSYQKGGRILHMLRKYVGDEAFFTALKNYLTEHKYSTAEVHDLRIAFEKTTGEDLNWFFNQWFLASGHPEVSVASGYNDAEKQVEINVAQLQNFEKSPLYKLPIDVDFYFEDKVERKRIIINQASQKFTFKFDKKPDVVNFDAEKMLLGMKRETKNNQDWVNQFNKASLFMDKIDALSYLEYNSTSPETQEVFKKALTDKAWGVRIFALQALASLPVTSLETFYPLVLNAAKNDEKSYVRATALGVLNQLYKTKNNKVIYHEMLKDKSPLVEETAKNLLEK
- a CDS encoding peroxiredoxin family protein; this encodes MKYLIGLILTSLLFTGCADNGATMMQNGVWRATLKTESGKEIPFNFNLIHDKKNEPNIEIINGDERLLVDDIIIKDDSVFIKMPFFESEFVGRFEGDAIKGFWIKHLANKDVSMPFIAEPDTYWRFEKSKVKATSNVSGKWAATFADGKDSTIAIGEFVQQDNKLTGTFLTTTGDYRYLEGIVADNDFYLSCFDGSHAYLFTGSINGDKISEGKFYAGLNHVEEWSASRDEKATLPDAYSLAKLKEGQKRLDFAYPNLNKQVISLKDPKFNNKVVIVQLLGSWCPNCMDETKFLADFYKQYKGKGVEIVGLAFERTTDFERSKKSISKFKDRFDVQYDLLVTNKTNEAEQRNEALPMLDRILGFPTTIIIDKNGEVRKIHTGFSGPGTGKHYVDFVKEFTQYINELLAEPQKTAA
- a CDS encoding acyl-CoA dehydrogenase, which codes for MHFQLTEEHLMIQKAARDFAQNELKPGVIERDEHQKFPAEQIKKLGELGFLGMMVDPKYGGSGLDAISYVLVMEELSKVDASASVVVSVNNSLVCYGLEQYGSEEQKQKYLVPLAKGEMIGAFCLSEPEAGSDATSQRTTAIDMGDHYLLNGTKNWITNGNSASVYLVIAQTDVAKGHKGINAFIIEKGMPGFTVGPKENKLGIRGSDTHSLMFTDVIVPKENRIGEDGFGFKFAMKTLEGGRIGIASQALGIASGAFELATQYAKERKAFGKPIADHQAIQFKLADMATQIEAARMLCFKAAWLKDQHLPYAQASAMAKLFASETAMKTTVEAVQVHGGYGYVKEYHVERLMRDAKITQIYEGTSEIQRIVISREVLK
- the rfaE2 gene encoding D-glycero-beta-D-manno-heptose 1-phosphate adenylyltransferase; amino-acid sequence: MTNNQYIASKVMLKEDLKRKIAIWQFLGEKVVFTNGCFDLLHLGHVDYLSKAADLGQHLVIGLNSDASTKGLKGPTRPIQDEHSRAMILASMGFVDAVVLFDESTPYELIKFLEPDVLVKGSDYTIDQIVGADVVLGKGGEVKTIDYIDGYSTSAIERKIKQQA
- a CDS encoding lysylphosphatidylglycerol synthase transmembrane domain-containing protein, producing the protein MNQSIKSVLQYSFFIGLGVAMLYLAFKGQDISLIMLKLKSANFYWVAISAIVTMVAHYVRAVRWNMLIEPLGHKPKSSNTFIAVLVGYAANLAFPRLGEVVRCGTLTKTDKVPMDKLIGTVIVERVVDLLSLIAILVLTVLLQFDRISSFVYDNLLKGIIEKLTGNTSMLIVAVGVSIGLLVLSIIIFKKYKHQVYQSAIGKKIMGLLEGISHGLASIGKLKSSSGFLLYTFLLWVLYLFSTYTMFFALSPTSSLTLLTALFVLTVGSLGMAAPVQGGLGAFHWIVSKGLILYGIAEIDGLAYATISHGTQTLMIIIFGSLGFFSLLFTQKSNIKARSVL
- the panD gene encoding aspartate 1-decarboxylase codes for the protein MLIQVLKSKIHRVKVTQAELHYVGSITIDEDLLDAANMIENEKVQIVNINNGERFETYIIKGERGTGTVCLNGPAARKVQVGDIVIVISYATMDFEEAKKHKPVVVFPDQQNRLIK